The Raphanus sativus cultivar WK10039 unplaced genomic scaffold, ASM80110v3 Scaffold0835, whole genome shotgun sequence genome contains a region encoding:
- the LOC130503150 gene encoding uncharacterized protein LOC130503150, with protein MSCKVEWRGQNPPPATMMIISDELQGVFDWDLLRLQQRTRYNLFLAYSFEVPTVAIILSTSAEWCWKRLLNSKPSRLRAVQCAKLYCSSCNFDCRNVNKFKKHLSSYKHLRQEYVNPTCDEVIRVTESWGMNYKATPEYATAKIQVWWDMIACPLPQGYDARRVRPSLEAAFKELGYSGPVSITAYADHNHTPLQALSSTGVDAVHVVPYFTGVSSDVRKWHDKNPPQAAAIMMIISNHVHLYEDLLVDLLQENNYNLFVAYSFRPTKMSFLLTSAEWLWDRLLSVSEKSAQFLQKCSESESGEPRAMFYCKFCSFATKSIDNFRTHLSTDEAHAQEEKRIPAYHYSTIESHRLARVTQYRRDHCREANEKVSKEQTHEESDPYGFWTSS; from the exons ATGAGCTGCAAGGTGGAATGGCGAGGTCAGAATCCTCCTCCGGCAACAATGATGATCATATCAGATGAGCTGCAAGGTGTCTTCGATTGGGATCTGCTCCGGCTACAACAACGGACGCGATACAACCTTTTTCTGGCTTATTCATTTGAGGTTCCTACTGTTGCAATTATCCTCTCCACAAGTGCAGAGTGGTGCTGGAAACGTTTACTAAATAGTAAACCAAGCAGACTACGTGCTGTTCAATGTGCCAAGTTGTATTGCAGTTCGTGCAATTTCGATTGCCGGAACGTGAATAAATTCAAGAAGCATCTCTCGAGTTATAAGCACTTACGACAA GAGTATGTAAACCCTACGTGCGACGAAGTCATACGTGTAACGGAGAGCTGGGGAATGAACTACAAGGCAACTCCTGAATACGCCACAGCTAAAATACAGGTGTGGTGGGACATGATCGCTTGTCCCCTTCCCCAAGGTTATGATGCTCGTCGGGTCCGTCCCAGTCTAGAAGCAGCATTTAAGGAACTAGGCTACTCTGGTCCTGTCTCAATCACTGCCTATGCCGACCATAACCATACTCCCctccaagctctctcttccacTGGTGTGGATGCTGTGCACGTCGTTCCCT ATTTCACAGGCGTGTCCTCAGATGTGCGGAAGTGGCATGATAAGAATCCTCCTCAGGCTGCTGCTATAATGATGATCATATCGAATCATGTGCATTTGTATGAAGATTTGCTTGTCGATCTACTCCAAGAGAATAATTACAACCTTTTTGTGGCTTATTCATTTAGGCCTACCAAAATGTCATTCCTCCTCACTTCTGCAGAGTGGCTCTGGGACAGATTACTTTCAG TTTCAGAGAAAAGTGCACAGTTTCTTCAGAAGTGCAGTGAAAGTGAAAGCGGTGAACCTAGAGCAATGTTTTATTGCAAATTCTGCAGCTTTGCTACCAAAAGCATTGATAATTTCAGGACACATCTCTCAACTGATGAAGCACATGCACAAGAA GAGAAGAGAATTCCTGCGTATCATTATTCTACTATTGAGAGCCACAGGCTAGCCCGAGTAACTCAGTACCGTCGAGATCACTGCCGAGaggcaa ACGAAAAGGTATCGAAAGAGCAAACGCATGAAGAAAGCGATCCGTACGGGTTTTGGACTTCTTCATAA
- the LOC130503148 gene encoding chaperone protein dnaJ 11, chloroplastic-like, which yields MSGTLIYSAVNSLRFSPGNSLPQPKTTGLLRHKNARFPTGATSFRASAAQTLDAEPAVTASFRRQASSLYELLRVDETASLTEIKTAYRSLAKVHHPDASEESDGRDFIEIRKAYATLADPTTRAIYDSTLGARGRRVHAGAMGRASRVYTTTRWETDQCW from the coding sequence atgtccGGAACTCTAATCTACTCCGCCGTTAACTCCCTTCGATTCTCCCCGGGAAACAGCCTTCCTCAGCCCAAAACCACCGGACTCCTCCGCCACAAAAACGCGCGGTTTCCCACCGGAGCCACGTCGTTCAGAGCTTCGGCAGCTCAAACTCTCGACGCCGAGCCAGCCGTAACGGCATCCTTTCGTCGGCAAGCGTCGAGTCTCTACGAACTGCTGAGAGTCGACGAGACGGCGTCGTTGACGGAGATCAAGACGGCGTACAGGAGCTTAGCTAAGGTTCACCACCCGGACGCGTCGGAGGAATCGGACGGACGAGATTTCATTGAGATCCGTAAAGCTTACGCGACGCTGGCGGATCCGACGACGAGAGCGATCTACGATTCGACGCTGGGAGCACGAGGGAGACGAGTGCACGCTGGAGCGATGGGTCGGGCGAGTCGGGTTTACACGACGACCCGATGGGAGACGGATCAGTGTTGGTAG
- the LOC108859142 gene encoding vacuolar cation/proton exchanger 2, whose product MSHCKVPAFIEAQVEMGSVNELEQKSLFRREDDATQIKAASLMEQGSLSPSFHEHTTAKSPKNSVVMSIKIVILSNKLNLLLPFGPLAILVHYMIDSKGWVFLLSLIGITPLAERLGYATEQLAFYTGPTVGGLLNATFGNVTELIISIFALKNGMIRVVQQTLLGSILSNMLLVLGCAFFCGGLVFHQKDQVFDKGIAVVNSGLLLMAVMGILFPAVLYYTHSEVHAGSSELALSRFSSCIMLIAYAAYLFFQLKSQSSSYSPLEEETNQTEETCAEDEDPEISKWEAIIWLSILTAWVSLLSGYLVDAIEGASVSWNIPIAFISVILLPIVGNAAEHAGAIMFAMKDKLDLSLGVAIGSSIQISMFVVPFCVVIGWMMGEQMDLNFQLFETAMLFITVIVVAFFLQEGTSNYFKGLMLILCYLIVAASFFVHEDPHQDGI is encoded by the exons ATGAGTCATTGTAAAGTTCCTGCTTTTATTGAAGCACAAGTTGAA ATGGGATCGGTTAATGAACTTGAGCAAAAAAGCCTTTTTAGACGAGAAGACGATGCCACGCAGATTAAAGCAGCTTCTCTGATGGAGCAGGGCTCACTCTCTCCGAGCTTCCATGAACACACGACGGCTAAATCACCAAAGAACAGCGTGGTTATGAGCATCAAGATCGTTATTTTATCCAATAAACTCAATCTCTTGTTGCCTTTCGGTCCTCTAGCAATATTGGTCCACTATATGATAGATAGTAAG GGGTGGGTGTTCTTGCTGAGCTTGATAGGCATTACACCATTGGCTGAACGTCTCGGATATGCCACAGA GCAACTGGCTTTTTACACGGGTCCCACTG TTGGAGGTCTTCTAAATGCTACGTTCGGGAATGTGACTGAGCTGATCATATCGATATTCGCTTTGAAAAATGGAATGATACGTGTTGTTCAGCAGACATTACTAGGATCCATTCTGTCTAACATGTTGCTTGTACTTGGCTGCGCTTTCTTCTGCGGAGGGCTTGTGTTTCACCAGAAAGACCAAGTCTTTGACAAA GGAATAGCAGTTGTGAATTCAGGATTGCTTTTGATGGCTGTCATGGGGATACTCTTCCCTGCTGTTCTTTACTACACGCATAGCGAGGTTCATGCCGGATCATCAGAGCTGGCCCTGTCAAGGTTCAGCAGTTGCATAATGCTTATAGCCTATGCCGCTTACCTTTTCTTCCAGTTAAAGAGCCAGTCTAGTTCTTATAGCCCTCTTGAAGag GAAACGAACCAGACCGAAGAGACATGTGCTGAAGATGAAGATCCAGAGATCTCTAAGTGGGAAGCTATAATATGGCTCTCAATCTTGACTGCTTGGGTCTCTCTTCTCTCTGGCTATCTTGTTGATGCCATTGAG GGTGCATCGGTTTCTTGGAACATACCAATAGCCTTCATCAGTGTCATATTGCTTCCTATCGTTGGGAATGCAGCGGAGCATGCAGGAGCTATTATGTTTGCCATGAAAGATAAACTG GATCTGTCATTAGGTGTGGCTATTGGTTCCTCTATCCAGATCTCCATGTTCGTG GTCCCGTTCTGTGTGGTGATTGGATGGATGATGGGTGAGCAGATGGACCTCAACTTCCAGCTCTTTGAGACGGCAATGCTGTTCATAACTGTGATAGTTGTAGCTTTTTTCCTCCAG GAAGGGACATCGAATTACTTCAAAGGATTGATGCTCATTCTTTGTTACTTGATAGTTGCTGCCAGTTTCTTTGTACACGAAGATCCTCACCAAG ATGGTATATAA
- the LOC130503147 gene encoding proteasome activator subunit 4-like yields the protein LAGKSLLKLLKRWPPLLSKCVGSLSENLRNPDAPENVVLGSCSILSSQSVLKHLTTDPKSFSSFLLGILSSSHHESMKSQKAIIELFVKYNIHFAGLSKNILRSLDSSTSGDLVSQISAMSFDSSSLHWRYNLMANRVLLLLAMSCRMDPTFSFKILNETAGHFLKNLKSQLPQTRILAISALNTLLKESPHKMQGKDQPPVSSQENANSSLDLALSQIFQEEGFFRETFESLSHIHITDTDSSSRGNHGSSSFQSMADKSITRFYFEFSASWPRTPSWISLLGSDIFYPSFARIFKRLAQECGVPVLLALKSPLEEFCNAKERPKQCVAAETLAGLLHSDVNGLVSEWDSWIKVQLQNVILGQSVESIPEWATCIRYAVTGKGKQGTKIPIMRQQILDCIVAPLPPTATTTVVSKRYAFLSAALIELSPPKMPVSEVKLHIVLLDELIHNMSHSSAQIREAIGVILSVLCSNIRLRMSYQQKHPSEEGRTDVDSQLKEENWFKLISARASEAVTNIQQASISDSLDTSADVDMENAQSNGDSLDDVKWMETLFHFIISSFKSGRSSYLGDVIAGFLYPVISLQETSHKDLSTLAKAAFELLKWRVFPGSHLQKVIEVILSSADDSNWRIRSSTLTYLRSFMYRHTFLLAHEEKQKIWKTVEKLLVDSQVEVREHAAAVLAGLMKGGDEDFAADFRDRSYAEANSIQKKRNRRKSSSTQSTAEVHGAVLGLVASVLSVPYDMPSWLPDHVTLLARFAGEPTPIKSTVTKAVAEFRRTHADTWNIQKDSFTEEQLEVLADTSSSSSYFA from the exons GCTTGCTGGGAAATCTTTGCTGAAGCTGTTAAAGAGATGGCCGCCATTGCTTTCAAAGTGTGTTGGGTCCCTTAGTGAGAACTTGCGAAATCCGGATGCGCCAGAGAATGTAGTCCTTGGTTCTTGTAGCATTCTTTCTTCACAGAGTGTTCTCAAGCATTTGACAACG GATCCAAAATCATTTTCCTCTTTTCTTCTGGGGATTCTTTCAAG TTCTCATCACGAATCTATGAAATCCCAAAAAGCAATTATTGAG CTTTTTGTCAAATATAACATTCACTTTGCGGGACTGTCTAAAAACATACTTCGCTCGTTGGATAGCTCTACTTCCGGAGATCTTGTTTCTCAGATCAGCGCCATGAGTTTTGATTCCTCTAGCTTGCATTGGAG GTACAACTTGATGGCTAACAGAGTGCTCCTTCTGTTAGCTATGTCCTGTAGGATGGACCCAACCTTCTCCTTCAAAATCCTTAATGAAACTGCTG GACACTTCTTGAAAAACTTAAAGAGTCAACTGCCTCAGACGAGAATACTGGCAATTTCAGCTTTAAATACGCTACTCAAAGAATCACCTCATAAGATGCAAGGCAAGGATCAACCTCCTGTGTCTTCTCAAGAAAATGCCAACTCATCCCTTGATTTAGCATTGAGCCAAATTTTCCAAGAGGAAGGATTCTTCAGGGAGACTTTCGAAAGTCTTTCTCATATTCATATCACTGACACTGATAGTTCCTCTAGAGGTAATCATGGAAGTTCTTCCTTCCAGAGCATGGCGGACAAGTCAATCACTCGtttctattttgaattttcgGCTTCTTGGCCAAGAACTCCGAGTTGGATATCTTTGCTAGGAAGTGATATATTCTACCCAAGTTTTGCTCGAATCTTCAAGCGTTTAGCACAGGAATGTGGAGTGCCTGTGTTGCTGGCACTTAAAAGCCCCTTAGAGGAGTTCTGTAACGCCAAGGAGAGGCCAAAACAGTGTGTTGCTGCTGAAACATTAGCAGGTTTACTGCACTCTGATGTCAATGGTCTTGTAAGTGAGTGGGATAGCTGGATAAAGGTTCAGTTGCAGAATGTTATTCTTGGCCAATCAGTAGAATCCATACCGGAGTGGGCTACTTGCATACGTTATGCTGTCACAGGGAAAGGGAAACAAGGAACGAAGATTCCTATCATGAGACAACAAATTTTGGACTGTATTGTGGCACCATTGCCCCCAACTGCAACCACCACTGTTGTTTCAAAGCGGTATGCTTTTCTTTCGGCTGCATTGATAGAACTATCTCCACCAAAGATGCCCGTATCAGAAGTGAAGCTGCATATTGTGCTTCTTGATGAGTTGATCCATAATATGTCCCATTCCTCGGCACAA ATAAGGGAAGCTATCGGTGTAATTCTTTCAGTTTTATGCTCCAACATTCGGCTGCGGATGTCATATCAACAAAAACATCCATCTGAAGAAGGTAGAACAGATGTTGATAGCCAACTTAAGGAGGAAAATTGGTTCAAGTTGATCAGTGCAAGAGCGTCTGAAGCTGTTACGAACATTCAACAAGCTAGCATATCAGATAGTTTGGACACTTCAGCAGATGTAGATATGGAAAATGCTCAGTCAAATGGCGATTCTCTAGATGATGTTAAATGGATGGAAACG CTCTTCCATTTCATTATCTCATCTTTCAAATCTGGGAGGTCTTCATATCTAGGAGATGTAATTGCGGGATTCCTTTACCCGGTGATATCCTTACAG GAAACATCGCATAAAGATCTGTCCACATTAGCTAAGGCAGCCTTTGAGCTGCTGAAGTGGCGGGTTTTCCCAGGATCTCATCTACAAAAAGTCATCGAAGTTATTCTTTCTTCTGCTGATGACTCTAACTGGCGGATAAGATCTTCAACCTTGACATATCTGAGATCGTTTATGTACAG GCATACTTTCTTACTTGCTCATGAGGAGAAACAGAAAATTTGGAAAACAGTGGAGAAACTCCTTGTTGACAGCCAAGTAGAG GTACGAGAACATGCTGCAGCAGTTCTAGCAGGTCTTATGAAAGGAGGAGATGAAGATTTTGCTGCCGATTTTCGTGATAGATCCTATGCAGAGGCAAACTCgatccaaaagaaaagaaaccgGAG GAAATCAAGTTCAACTCAGTCCACAGCGGAGGTGCATGGAGCCGTTCTTGGTTTGGTAGCTTCAGTTTTGTCTGTTCCTTATGACATGCCCAG CTGGTTACCGGATCACGTGACACTACTGGCTCGTTTCGCTGGTGAACCCACGCCTATAAAATCTACTGTGACTAAAGCAGTGGCTGAGTTCAGGCGAACCCATGCAGATACATGGAACATCCAGAAAGACTCCTTCACTGAAGAACAACTTGAG GTTTTGGCTGATACATCATCCTCGTCCTCGTACTTTGCTTGA